Proteins from a single region of Macrotis lagotis isolate mMagLag1 chromosome 2, bilby.v1.9.chrom.fasta, whole genome shotgun sequence:
- the CHTOP gene encoding chromatin target of PRMT1 protein isoform X7 gives MAAQSAPKVVLKSTTKMSLNERFTNMLKNKQPMPVNIRATMQQQQQLASARNRRLAQQMENRPSVQAALKLKQTVYASPAIGCGRICPSCGWQSGGRCHATKSLKQRLGKSNIQARLGRPTGPLARGAVGGRGLPMGQRGLPRGGVRGGRATRALLRGGMSLRGQNLLRGGRGVAPRMGLRRGGVRGRGGPGRGGLGRGAMGRGGIGGRGRGMVGRGRGGFGGRGRGRGRGRGSARPALTKEQLDNQLDAYMSKTKGHLDAELDAYMAQTDPETND, from the exons CTTTACTAATATGCTGAAGAACAAACAGCCGATGCCAGTGAATATTCGGGCTACGatgcagcagcaacagcagctaGCCAGTGCCAGAAACAGAAGACTGGCCCAGCAGATGGAGAATAGACCCTCTGTCCAGGCAGCATTGAAACTTAAGCAG ACTGTGTATGCAAGTCCGGCGATTGGCTGTGGAAGGATATGTCCAAGCTGTGGCTGGCAGTCTGGAGGGCGGTGCCATGCAACT AAGAGCTTAAAGCAGCGTCTAGGTAAAAGTAACATCCAGGCACGGTTAGGCCGTCCCACTGGCCCCCTGGCTAGGGGAGCAGTTGGAGGACGGGGTTTGCCCATGGGCCAGAGAGGCTTGCCACGAGGAGGAGTTCGTGGAGGACGTGCTACAAGAGCCCTGCTAAGGGGAGGGATGTCTCTTCGAG GTCAAAACCTGCTCCGAGGTGGACGAGGCGTAGCTCCCCGAATGGGATTAAGAAGAGGTGGTGTCCGAGGTCGTGGAGGCCCTGGGAGAGGGGGCCTAGGGCGAGGAGCAATGGGCCGTGGAGGAATCGGTGGTAGAG GTCGAGGCATGGTAGGCCGAGGACGAGGGGGCTTTGGCGGTCGAGGTAGAGGTCGGGGACGAGGTAGAGGTTCTGCCCGACCTGCACTGACCAAGGAGCAGCTTGACAACCAACTGGATGCATATATGTCGAAAACAAAAGGACATCTGGATGCTGAGCTTGATGCATACATGGCTCAGACAGACCCTGAGACCAATGATTGA
- the CHTOP gene encoding chromatin target of PRMT1 protein isoform X3 produces the protein MAAQSAPKVVLKSTTKMSLNERFTNMLKNKQPMPVNIRATMQQQQQLASARNRRLAQQMENRPSVQAALKLKQSLKQRLGKSNIQARLGRPTGPLARGAVGGRGLPMGQRGLPRGGVRGGRATRALLRGGMSLRGQNLLRGGRGVAPRMGLRRGGVRGRGGPGRGGLGRGAMGRGGIGGRGRGMVGRGRGGFGGRGRGRGRGRGSARPALTKEQLDNQLDAYMSKTKGHLDAELDAYMAQTDPETND, from the exons CTTTACTAATATGCTGAAGAACAAACAGCCGATGCCAGTGAATATTCGGGCTACGatgcagcagcaacagcagctaGCCAGTGCCAGAAACAGAAGACTGGCCCAGCAGATGGAGAATAGACCCTCTGTCCAGGCAGCATTGAAACTTAAGCAG AGCTTAAAGCAGCGTCTAGGTAAAAGTAACATCCAGGCACGGTTAGGCCGTCCCACTGGCCCCCTGGCTAGGGGAGCAGTTGGAGGACGGGGTTTGCCCATGGGCCAGAGAGGCTTGCCACGAGGAGGAGTTCGTGGAGGACGTGCTACAAGAGCCCTGCTAAGGGGAGGGATGTCTCTTCGAG GTCAAAACCTGCTCCGAGGTGGACGAGGCGTAGCTCCCCGAATGGGATTAAGAAGAGGTGGTGTCCGAGGTCGTGGAGGCCCTGGGAGAGGGGGCCTAGGGCGAGGAGCAATGGGCCGTGGAGGAATCGGTGGTAGAG GTCGAGGCATGGTAGGCCGAGGACGAGGGGGCTTTGGCGGTCGAGGTAGAGGTCGGGGACGAGGTAGAGGTTCTGCCCGACCTGCACTGACCAAGGAGCAGCTTGACAACCAACTGGATGCATATATGTCGAAAACAAAAGGACATCTGGATGCTGAGCTTGATGCATACATGGCTCAGACAGACCCTGAGACCAATGATTGA
- the CHTOP gene encoding chromatin target of PRMT1 protein isoform X2, whose translation MAAQSAPKVVLKSTTKMSLNERFTNMLKNKQPMPVNIRATMQQQQQLASARNRRLAQQMENRPSVQAALKLKQKSLKQRLGKSNIQARLGRPTGPLARGAVGGRGLPMGQRGLPRGGVRGGRATRALLRGGMSLRGQNLLRGGRGVAPRMGLRRGGVRGRGGPGRGGLGRGAMGRGGIGGRGRGMVGRGRGGFGGRGRGRGRGRGSARPALTKEQLDNQLDAYMSKTKGHLDAELDAYMAQTDPETND comes from the exons CTTTACTAATATGCTGAAGAACAAACAGCCGATGCCAGTGAATATTCGGGCTACGatgcagcagcaacagcagctaGCCAGTGCCAGAAACAGAAGACTGGCCCAGCAGATGGAGAATAGACCCTCTGTCCAGGCAGCATTGAAACTTAAGCAG AAGAGCTTAAAGCAGCGTCTAGGTAAAAGTAACATCCAGGCACGGTTAGGCCGTCCCACTGGCCCCCTGGCTAGGGGAGCAGTTGGAGGACGGGGTTTGCCCATGGGCCAGAGAGGCTTGCCACGAGGAGGAGTTCGTGGAGGACGTGCTACAAGAGCCCTGCTAAGGGGAGGGATGTCTCTTCGAG GTCAAAACCTGCTCCGAGGTGGACGAGGCGTAGCTCCCCGAATGGGATTAAGAAGAGGTGGTGTCCGAGGTCGTGGAGGCCCTGGGAGAGGGGGCCTAGGGCGAGGAGCAATGGGCCGTGGAGGAATCGGTGGTAGAG GTCGAGGCATGGTAGGCCGAGGACGAGGGGGCTTTGGCGGTCGAGGTAGAGGTCGGGGACGAGGTAGAGGTTCTGCCCGACCTGCACTGACCAAGGAGCAGCTTGACAACCAACTGGATGCATATATGTCGAAAACAAAAGGACATCTGGATGCTGAGCTTGATGCATACATGGCTCAGACAGACCCTGAGACCAATGATTGA
- the CHTOP gene encoding chromatin target of PRMT1 protein isoform X1, which translates to MAAQSAPKVVLKSTTKMSLNERFTNMLKNKQPMPVNIRATMQQQQQLASARNRRLAQQMENRPSVQAALKLKQTVYASPAIGCGRICPSCGWQSGGRCHATSLKQRLGKSNIQARLGRPTGPLARGAVGGRGLPMGQRGLPRGGVRGGRATRALLRGGMSLRGQNLLRGGRGVAPRMGLRRGGVRGRGGPGRGGLGRGAMGRGGIGGRGRGMVGRGRGGFGGRGRGRGRGRGSARPALTKEQLDNQLDAYMSKTKGHLDAELDAYMAQTDPETND; encoded by the exons CTTTACTAATATGCTGAAGAACAAACAGCCGATGCCAGTGAATATTCGGGCTACGatgcagcagcaacagcagctaGCCAGTGCCAGAAACAGAAGACTGGCCCAGCAGATGGAGAATAGACCCTCTGTCCAGGCAGCATTGAAACTTAAGCAG ACTGTGTATGCAAGTCCGGCGATTGGCTGTGGAAGGATATGTCCAAGCTGTGGCTGGCAGTCTGGAGGGCGGTGCCATGCAACT AGCTTAAAGCAGCGTCTAGGTAAAAGTAACATCCAGGCACGGTTAGGCCGTCCCACTGGCCCCCTGGCTAGGGGAGCAGTTGGAGGACGGGGTTTGCCCATGGGCCAGAGAGGCTTGCCACGAGGAGGAGTTCGTGGAGGACGTGCTACAAGAGCCCTGCTAAGGGGAGGGATGTCTCTTCGAG GTCAAAACCTGCTCCGAGGTGGACGAGGCGTAGCTCCCCGAATGGGATTAAGAAGAGGTGGTGTCCGAGGTCGTGGAGGCCCTGGGAGAGGGGGCCTAGGGCGAGGAGCAATGGGCCGTGGAGGAATCGGTGGTAGAG GTCGAGGCATGGTAGGCCGAGGACGAGGGGGCTTTGGCGGTCGAGGTAGAGGTCGGGGACGAGGTAGAGGTTCTGCCCGACCTGCACTGACCAAGGAGCAGCTTGACAACCAACTGGATGCATATATGTCGAAAACAAAAGGACATCTGGATGCTGAGCTTGATGCATACATGGCTCAGACAGACCCTGAGACCAATGATTGA
- the CHTOP gene encoding chromatin target of PRMT1 protein isoform X4 codes for MAAQSAPKVVLKSTTKMSLNERFTNMLKNKQPMPVNIRATMQQQQQLASARNRRLAQQMENRPSVQAALKLKQTVYASPAIGCGRICPSCGWQSGGRCHATKSLKQRLGKSNIQARLGRPTGPLARGAVGGRGLPMGQRGLPRGGVRGGRATRALLRGGMSLRGRGMVGRGRGGFGGRGRGRGRGRGSARPALTKEQLDNQLDAYMSKTKGHLDAELDAYMAQTDPETND; via the exons CTTTACTAATATGCTGAAGAACAAACAGCCGATGCCAGTGAATATTCGGGCTACGatgcagcagcaacagcagctaGCCAGTGCCAGAAACAGAAGACTGGCCCAGCAGATGGAGAATAGACCCTCTGTCCAGGCAGCATTGAAACTTAAGCAG ACTGTGTATGCAAGTCCGGCGATTGGCTGTGGAAGGATATGTCCAAGCTGTGGCTGGCAGTCTGGAGGGCGGTGCCATGCAACT AAGAGCTTAAAGCAGCGTCTAGGTAAAAGTAACATCCAGGCACGGTTAGGCCGTCCCACTGGCCCCCTGGCTAGGGGAGCAGTTGGAGGACGGGGTTTGCCCATGGGCCAGAGAGGCTTGCCACGAGGAGGAGTTCGTGGAGGACGTGCTACAAGAGCCCTGCTAAGGGGAGGGATGTCTCTTCGAG GTCGAGGCATGGTAGGCCGAGGACGAGGGGGCTTTGGCGGTCGAGGTAGAGGTCGGGGACGAGGTAGAGGTTCTGCCCGACCTGCACTGACCAAGGAGCAGCTTGACAACCAACTGGATGCATATATGTCGAAAACAAAAGGACATCTGGATGCTGAGCTTGATGCATACATGGCTCAGACAGACCCTGAGACCAATGATTGA